CAACTACCTTCTCATCAATTGCTTCTTGAAACTGCTaattacattatgcaattaaagCTGCAAATTCATTTCTTGCAATCTCTTTTAATTTTCTCTTCATCACCAGATAATCATCATGCTAGCTAAGCATCTTAAATTATAGCCTAATTTGCTTTCGAGGGTAATTATTTGTAGTTTTTTTCTTGTAAGAATCTCATTATGGTCATTTCATCAGAAAACACATACAGCTTTAGAACATATTTTGTGCTCAATTGAAATTAAAATGTACCTTCGTACTTTGACATGTTATAAAGTTTCCCCCCCTCAAAATGAATGTTTGAATTATTTAAAACTTCTCTGTTTCGTTATATTGATAATATAGCTTTCTTGCAAGTTTTCTTAGAATTTGGGATTCTCAACCCTACTCATGGATTGACAGTTATATTAGCTGTTATTGAATACTTCAAAATATTAACTAAATATCCTTATTTTACTCTCTATGTATTGGTATATAGTACTTGTTAAGTCTAATTTTTTCATGCAAGTGTCCTACAGATCGAGCTAACCTATAGCCAATTATTGCTATCTCTCCTGAGATTAGAATCCTATTGATTCAATTTCATGTTTCAAGAGTCTATAGAAGAACAACAAAAAgaggagaaagaaaaaaaaaggaaaaaagagaacaCAGAAAGGAAAAACACAGGTAGAGATAGCAGAAATTTGTGACAGTGATACCATTCCTTTTGTGCAAATAATAAGAGGTCCCATCTAATAACTCAATCAATTCTTGTGCAGTAGTTACGAACCATGCAATAATCTCTCTGTTTATAATAGTAAAAGAACCTGTAAAGTAATTTATCTGTTTACAACATTGAATGAAAAGATATATTCATTGTGATTCCATATTAATTATCAGGCTAAGGTCTGTGAATCACAGAAACAGGCTACATTCATCATCCTGATATCACACTGCAGGGACTAAAGACTTTTAATTTAGTGCAGAAAAACCTCATTTCTTAATCGAAATTTACAAGAAAACACACATCTTTAAAGGTTATAAAAGCTTACAAAACATGAGTGCGAACATAAGAAGATTTTACAATAGCTAGGTAGCACTGCAAAAGATGTCAATAGGTTAACCAGGTTGGATCTTATGAATCTATCTCGGAGATAAAAAGAGAGGGAGCTGGCTTTGAGTCAAACCAACTAATTTATCCATGAGACTCTTAATGAAATGGCCTGCTGCATAGCCAACACCTGAGGCCATACTTGCAGCTATACCATAGAATAGGACAGTTTTGACGTATTTACTGAACTTGTTTGCTCCTCGCGTATAAGCCTTTGCAGTAGCAAGCATGATAATGCACATAGAAGAAGCGATGGCAACTGCTATAAGCTTGCATTCTTTGTTATCACTCTTAAGATATGTGAAGCCATATACTAATGGTGGAACAAGGCCAAATATAAAATATGATAGCAGGGCAACAATTGCATGAAGTAGGAAATGCTCTTTTGGGCCAAGTAGTTCTTGGTATCGATCGATTTGATCACTTAAATTGGAACCTACTCTGGTATATTTAATTTTCAAATCCATCAACTGCAAGCTTACATGTGATTCAAGAAAAGGATTAAGATGCAAGAACTGATGCAGAATACCAACTGTAGAGTTGAACTAGAATTATGGAATACTCACATTCTGACAAATGACAAAAAGTCCACCGATCAAATTTGCCACTCCAATAATTAGGATCTTAACTGCAGTATCAACAAAACTCTATAAGCCATATCATATTCTGTCAAAGACTAACCAACCAAAAGAGCAGAGATTGAGAACTCAAAGACTTACGTGTATCAGCGTCGGAAGCAGCTGCGGAGAAAACCACAACTAAGCTTGTAATTGACTCTATTAAACCTCCATATACTATGCTTTTTACGATCTCCATTGATTGGAATTTTTCACTTTAACTACAAGAAATAGATTTTGTGTCACGCTGGAATTCACTGGTTTGAAGGAAGATGTATAAAATATTTGCAACTTTGATCAAACGTATCAAAGGAACAACCCGTGATTGTACTGGTTACTGTGTGCATCTAGATTTCAGTCAAccgaaagaaaagaaacaacaaaatGAAGAAACTATTGTACAAATTAACACCACCTGGCTTAGTCACTTTGCCTTTATCTGTGAATGATTTGATATGCTCCCTTCGCTTCCCAAATAA
This sequence is a window from Nicotiana sylvestris chromosome 3, ASM39365v2, whole genome shotgun sequence. Protein-coding genes within it:
- the LOC104234317 gene encoding membrane protein of ER body-like protein; amino-acid sequence: MEIVKSIVYGGLIESITSLVVVFSAAASDADTLKILIIGVANLIGGLFVICQNLMDLKIKYTRVGSNLSDQIDRYQELLGPKEHFLLHAIVALLSYFIFGLVPPLVYGFTYLKSDNKECKLIAVAIASSMCIIMLATAKAYTRGANKFSKYVKTVLFYGIAASMASGVGYAAGHFIKSLMDKLVGLTQSQLPLFLSPR